The window CAATGGTCCCAAGGCGTCGTGCATGGCTGCTGGTAAGTGATTGAATGCCATCGCGGCTGGCGATCCGTCCCCTGGCTCCGTCGGGGAGACCGAGGGGCGACCGCTCGATAGCAAGGTGCTGGAGGATCCGTGGACCTGTCCTTGTCGACTCGCAATGTGTCCGGCCCTGGTGGCGACCGTACGGTCGTCGAGGTCGGTGGCGAGATTGATGTGTATACCGCGCCCAAGCTGCGCGAGCAGTTGGTCGAGTTGGTGAATGACGGCAGCTACCACCTGGTTGTCGACATGGAAGGTGTCGACTTTCTCGACTCCACCGGCCTCGGCGTGCTTGTGGGCGGCCTGAAGCGTGTCCGGGCCCATGAGGGCTCGCTGCGCCTGGTCTGCAACCAGGAGCGCATTCTCAAGATCTTCCGGATCACAGGTCTGACCAAGGTGTTTCCGATTCACACCACGGTCGACGAGGCTGTCGCGGCCACCGACTGAGGTCGGTCCGCGGCCGGATCGGCGAAGGCCGGTCCGGCAGGCAGCCCGTTCGGCGGACAGGCGGTCCATTGGGTCGTCGGTCCGCCGGGCCGGGCCGTCGGCTGCTGGTGGCCGGTGGTCGGACCGGTGTGTCGGCGGCAAGCTGTCGGCTGCTGGTCGGCCGGTGGCTCCGTCGGCTTCCGGAGGAAGAGAGCAGGGGTACCGGGCGGGCACGCCCGGGCCCTTGATATGCACGCCCGTACGTCTGAGGGGGATCGCATGGCCACCGTTGAACTCCGCTTCAGCGCCCAGCCTGAACACGTCAGAACGGCCCGCCTCGTGGCGGCCGCAGTGGCGCGCCGGGCCGGGGTCGACGAGGCTGCGCTCGACGAGGTCAGACTCGCCGTCGGTGAGGCCTGCAGCCGCGCTGTCGGACTGCACCGCAGCCATGGCATCACGGCTCCGATCAAGGTCGTCCTGACCGAGGAGGAGAAGTCCTTCTCCATCGAGGTCGGCGACGAGGTGCCCGGCCCGGGCAGCGAAGCCGGGTCCGCAACGGCGTCCGGGACACCCGGCGCCACGCCCGGTGGAGGGCTCGATGTGCCGGAAACCGAGGTTGACGCGGACGGCGAGGACGAGATGGGTCTCGCGGTCATCAGCGGCCTCGTCGATGATGTGGAAGTCAGATCGGCGGCCGACGGCGGAGTGATCCGGATGAGCTGGCCGAAGACGCCCGCACCTCTGGCCCCCTGAGGCGCCGCAGGCGCGACGGCCGGTCGGCTCGTCCCGGCGCGCAACGCTTGATCCGTTCTTCGAGGCCCTGCTGAGCAGGGCCTTTTTCATTTGTTCTTGATCAATGATCAACGGAAAATGTGTCTGCCCCATTACTGCATTCGGCTCAATCCGAGAATGCGATCATTTGCCGATCTGGTGTAGAAGGTCAATTACATTTACCGCGCACTGTTTTGATCAGGTTCCGCTCCCTACAATCCGTCCACGTCTTGAGCGCTGAGCGTCGAGGAGGACGTATGGCGGGGTTCTTCAACACACCACTGGCAGAACTGCCCGAAGTTTCCGCACTTTCCGACCGGCCCACCTCACTCGCGGCCGCGGTGCTGACCGATGACAACCGCGTCATCGTGATCGTCGTCGCCGCCGTGGCCGTCGCCGCACTGATCGTTGCCAGGCTGCTGGTACGCCAGGTGCTGGCGGCCGGTGAGGGCACCGACCGCATGAAGGAGATCGCGGCAGCCGTCCAGGAAGGCGCGAATGCCTATCTGGCCCGGCAGCTGCGGACCGTCGGCGTCTTTGCCGTCGTGGTCTTCTTCCTGCTCCTGCTGCTGCCGGCCGACAACTGGTCGCAGCGTGCGGGCCGTTCAGTGTTCTTCCTGGTGGGTGCGCTTTTCTCGGCAGCCACCGGATACATCGGCATGCGTCTTGCCGTACGCAGCAATGTGCGAGTGGCTGCCGCGGCCCGTGAGGCGACGCCCGCTGAGGGTGAACCGGAAAAAGATCTCACCGCCGTGTCGCACCGGGCGATGAAGATTGCTTTCCGTACGGGCGGCGTAGTCGGCATGATCACGGTGGGGCTCGGGCTGCTCGGTGCCTCCTGCGTGGTCCTCGTCTATGCCGCCGACGCGCCCAAGGTCCTGGAGGGCTTCGGTCTCGGTGCCGCGCTGATCGCCATGTTCATGAGGGTCGGCGGCGGCATCTTCACCAAGGCCGCCGACGTCGGTGCCGACCTCGTCGGCAAGGTCGAGCAGGGCATCCCGGAGGACGACCCGCGTAACGCCGCCACCATCGCCGACAACGTGGGCGACAACGTCGGCGACTGCGCGGGCATGGCGGCCGACCTCTTCGAGTCGTACGCCGTGACCCTCGTCGCCGCGCTGATCCTCGGTAAGGCCGCCTTCGGCGACGCCGGGCTGGCCTTCCCGCTGATCGTGCCGGCGATCGGCGTGATCACCGCCATGATCGGGATCTTCGCGGTCGCCCCGCGGCGCGCCGACCGCAGCGGGATGACCGCCATCAACCGTGGCTTCTTCATCTCCGCGGTGATCTCGCTCGTCCTGGTGGCGGTGGGCGTCTTCCTCTATCTGCCGTCCTCGTACGCCGATCTGGACGGCGTCACCGACCGCGCCATCACCTCGCACGGCGGCGACCCGCGGATCTTCGCCTTGGTCGCCGTTGCCATCGGCATCGTGCTGGCCGCGCTGATTCAGCAGCTCACCGGCTACTTCACCGAGACCAACCGGCGCCCCGTCCGGGACATCGGCAAGTCCTCGCTGACCGGCCCGGCGACCGTTGTGCTCGCCGGGATCTCCATCGGTCTGGAGTCCGCCGTCTACACCGCGCTGCTGATCGGCCT is drawn from Streptomyces sp. NBC_01717 and contains these coding sequences:
- a CDS encoding STAS domain-containing protein; the encoded protein is MDLSLSTRNVSGPGGDRTVVEVGGEIDVYTAPKLREQLVELVNDGSYHLVVDMEGVDFLDSTGLGVLVGGLKRVRAHEGSLRLVCNQERILKIFRITGLTKVFPIHTTVDEAVAATD
- a CDS encoding ATP-binding protein, producing MATVELRFSAQPEHVRTARLVAAAVARRAGVDEAALDEVRLAVGEACSRAVGLHRSHGITAPIKVVLTEEEKSFSIEVGDEVPGPGSEAGSATASGTPGATPGGGLDVPETEVDADGEDEMGLAVISGLVDDVEVRSAADGGVIRMSWPKTPAPLAP
- a CDS encoding sodium-translocating pyrophosphatase, with protein sequence MAGFFNTPLAELPEVSALSDRPTSLAAAVLTDDNRVIVIVVAAVAVAALIVARLLVRQVLAAGEGTDRMKEIAAAVQEGANAYLARQLRTVGVFAVVVFFLLLLLPADNWSQRAGRSVFFLVGALFSAATGYIGMRLAVRSNVRVAAAAREATPAEGEPEKDLTAVSHRAMKIAFRTGGVVGMITVGLGLLGASCVVLVYAADAPKVLEGFGLGAALIAMFMRVGGGIFTKAADVGADLVGKVEQGIPEDDPRNAATIADNVGDNVGDCAGMAADLFESYAVTLVAALILGKAAFGDAGLAFPLIVPAIGVITAMIGIFAVAPRRADRSGMTAINRGFFISAVISLVLVAVGVFLYLPSSYADLDGVTDRAITSHGGDPRIFALVAVAIGIVLAALIQQLTGYFTETNRRPVRDIGKSSLTGPATVVLAGISIGLESAVYTALLIGLGVYGAFLLGGTSIMLALFAVALAGTGLLTTVGVIVAMDTFGPVSDNAQGIAEMSGDVTGAGAQVLTDLDAVGNTTKAITKGIAIATAVLAASALFGSYRDAIATAVDDVGASAGAMGLSLDISQPNNLVGLILGAAVVFLFSGLAINAVSRSAGAVVYEVRRQFREHPGIMNYTEKPEYGRVVDICTKDALRELATPGLLAVLAPIAVGFTLGVGALGSYLAGAIGTGTLMAVFLANSGGAWDNAKKLVEDGHYGGKGSDAHAATVIGDTVGDPFKDTAGPAINPLLKVMNLVALLIAPAVVQFSYGADASAGVRTVVAVLAIAVIVGAVYVSKRRGIAVGEEGDSGGGDDDGDDDEDGGRTAETTDPAAVS